From the genome of Ptychodera flava strain L36383 chromosome 13, AS_Pfla_20210202, whole genome shotgun sequence:
ATGAAATGATTCTCAGATATAAAGTCGAAAAAGAGTGAAGACCCGGATCTATACATCTGGATGAAATGCGTAAAATAATTAATGTTATGTAATTATCTTTAATGTAAAACAGTCAAacgtatttttgtttgtttgttttcaaataatCTGTTCATTGCAATGGTGTATCcttaataaaagataaaaaaaaaacacttttaatatttatggaaatatttGTAGTTATATTAGTATTTTCCTTTAACATTTCCTTCAGACTTTTGCAAGATGGAGTGGATGTTAACAGACAACTGCCGACAGGTCGTACACCGTTACACATCGCCTGTGCTATGGGCAATACCGGCTGCGTAGACTTGCTGCTCGACGCTGGTGCGTCCTTGACTACTAAAGATTCATACGGTCAGACGCCAATTGAAGTTGCTGCGAATTGCAAACAAAAAGAAGCAGAACGAAGGTTACATTTACTGAGAAGAGCGAGTGGAGGTCCATCTGCTGATAAACGAAAGGGCGCTCCTAAAAGAGAAAGAATTGTTTCGTCATGGGCGTGGACGCCGAGATTCCGCTCGAAAAGTGCGCCACCAGCGGCATTGCTAAGAGAAATGTCACTGACTCCAGGGCCTGAGTTAGTGATAAGTCAGTGCAAGTTGGAAGAAATTACCTCTCGCAACAAAGGTGGAGAGAATAGTTTGATAAGCGAGACagaatcatcagatttgatttatGATGTAagtcacatttttttcaatagcCCATCAACAAGAACTCGCGTAAAATGGCACAGCATTGGAAAGCGCAAAATACTCACAGTACAGGCGacattactatgatataacaggTCAAAACTATGCTTGCTATGAATAAATCATACATTTCAAAAAGGCCTACAATCGGATTCAAATGAAAGTAAATGGTCAATTTGCGCCTGAAAGCGACAACTTCTACAGATAATGTATAACTATAGACAGACACTGGTAAGCTGTGATTTAGAATTCCTGCCATTGGAATTATGTTTGTCAATTATAAATGACACAATCGTATTTTTGAGTCTTGAAGGcattcattgaaaattttgcacaAGTCAGATACAATTACTAATTGACGAAAAATGATAATACCATAGATTGACTTTAAGTATCATAGCTATAACCCGACGATTTTCGTTAAATTTACAGAACAAAAGCGAAACGTCAGATAACTTATGGAAACCAGTCAAAAACAAATCAGCAGAACACGGTAAAGAAAATGTTAATCAGGTTTCAAAGTCATCACGAAGGTAAGGTTTTATTTTGTcgaaatacatgtaattacaaCGCTGACGCATCAATCTTGGTAGCTTAGTCAAAGCTTAGCGCAATCTTTGTGGCGGAGCTGAGTCAAATGAATGATATTTGAGAAAATCTGGAAAATGCGATAATGAATTTCATCGACTCCCTAGAGGTACTGTTCGACTGCCTTGTATCATGACGTTAACTGTTGGTCATTGTAATGAGAATACAGTTCAATATTAACAtttaaagagacaaaatatCGGACGTTTATGGTCTGATTTTGATGAAACGATATCTATTTTGATGAAACGATATCTATTTTGATGAAACGATATCTATTTTGTCGAGAGGTGACAAAACACGACTattgtggatggatggatggatggatggatgggtggatggatggatggatggatggatggatggatggatggatggatggatggatggatggatggatcggtgaggatggatggatggatggatggatggatggatggatggatggatgggtgggtggatgggtgggtgggtggatggatggatggatggatggatggatggatagatggattggtgaggatggatggatggatggatggatggatggatggatggatggatggatggatggatggatggatggatggatggatggattacaAAACATAAAATTACTTGAATTGGTCGAAGTGTCCATCGCTCATGCTCCAAGAATTCAATCTGGAGACGGTGACCTAACCTATGCGGACGGTCGTACAATCTTTATATGATCAGGGGCTCGGAAGTTCATGTCGTGTATGGCGACCTTTGAAGACAGAATCAGAATGCTTAATATTAACTAAATTTTCTTATCGCACTTTTTCAATTTATAATTACAGCAAGGCCATAGCTTACGACAAATTGCTccgaaaaaagtacatttacgaGAAAGACACGCATAAAAGTGAACGAGATGAAAGAAATGGCGATGTAAATCTTGCATACCAATCTTCAAGATCAAGTGAGAATTATACAGTACCAGAAGATGACATTGCTAGCTATTCAGATGTATCTTACAAGGCTTTGCAACTGGAAAAGAGTGAACAACAGAGAATAGCAGACGCTGTCATGCCACCAGCTCCAAATATACTCCGAGTTGGTAGCATGGAAATTCCACGCGCTGATCCAGAGGATAACCAGAAAGCAGTGCGTGAATGGTTGAAATCTAAAAACGCTGAAGAAACACATGCCAGAATGTATAAACAATGGCAAAGTAGACGAACCGATCAACTGGAAAAGCAGAGACAACAACTGAAAACGGCGAGTGGTAAGAGCAGAGATCAATGGATGCTGGATATTCAGACAAAAAGGGAAAGAGAAAAGGAAAAAGCAAAACAGAAATTTCTGGAAGAGGAAAAACAACGCCAATTGATTGCTGAACAACATGCAATAAACGGGTACACATTTGAAGCGTGGTGTGAGTCGAAGAGAGTGGCAAGTCATCGAACGACTCCGACCTATGACGATGGTCGAAATAAGAAACAATTAAGACGAGAGAGACAGCTCATGGCCcaaaaaagttttgaaaagtgGATGATGAGCAAACAATGGGAGGAATTATGTAGATTGAAAGAAAAACCATCGAGTAGAAACAAAACAACTTCACAAATGTCTTTACCGTCCAGAAAATTGCACTGATTTGACAAATATATGTCAAGTATTTTTCATTTCCGCGTGATAAACATGAACTGTGGCTCTATCATTCAGTTCAGTTCATCTATGAATCTCTCTGTCTTCTTCAGAGCATGAATCTTAAGCTGTTCTCAAATGCTATTCCCGCGTATTCTTCTTTGAACGAATGACTTGATATGTAAATCCTCTATTCTTTTGAGTGAAGCATGACGAACATAAAAATACTGGACTACAACGTATTGAGGGACAGTGGCTATTTGGAAAGCAGAGGATTTCTGCTTCATTCTGTCCATCAAAGAAAGTGTTTTATGAGTACCGAGGTTATCTCTGTAGTTTTGGCTTGTGTTCAAAATCTATTGACTATTTCTCTacatttgttgtttttattaaaaaatgacattttgaaggCAGCAAATCAATATGctgaatgatttgaaaaaaacaaagttaAAGCACGTTGATTCTTAAACTTGTCCTTAAACTTTTATGTAAATGTGCATCACTGATACGAGAGTTTGTATAGCAATACTACAGattatcaatatttcatcaacAATGTCTttaaaaacctgcttcattttCAAATACGTATGCAAATTCAAATAcgtatgcaaaaaaaaatacgcAAAAAGCGAAAACAATGATATGGAGAATGTCATACTTATCTAAGTACTGGAAAAGTAGCTAGTTGGGCTGTAAAGTAGCTAGTTGGGCTGTTACACAAACATGAACTCTCATTGCCTAGGAATAATCACCCATTCATATTAATAGctttatatttgaatttgaatgatAGCTACACGTACTATCATGATGATAAGTGTCTTTTATacaattaaagtttatttcaatgatacaaatgaatgAATTTCAGCATGTATATCGCGTACTGCGGTCGTTGACCTTTAACCCCGGATTAATAATATTAAACCATAAGCATTTAGAGTGAATGAATCCGTTCAACATTAGAGAATGTATTTGTTCAAAAGTTTTCGAAAGGAGGAAACCATCAGCAATGCCCACAGTGAAGAAATACGAATTATCGTTAAGATTGATGAACTACTAAATGAACTACTGTACTCAGATTAAACGACAAACATAGACAACCGGTAAAGTCTTAGAGTCACAAAATCAGATAACATTTGATTCTAACCTTTTAAGTCTATTGTTTGTATTTAAGTCTATCGTTCGTATTCTGTGATAAATGTTTACTTCCTCAGTAATTACAATATTCATTTGAGTGAGAATTCTTCATAGATTAAGCAAGTCAGGCGGGTTTACAttaaaatacggctagttttcaatcgggttcaaacccacaacatacggtatcggtcgcctagcagagaggcaacagaaccgctcggctaaattcCCACTcttaaaaaagagtggttcaataaccagctaagttgttacatttttctgactgcgaccgccccacacgttgtagagttcgtgaagcactcactgtTGACCAAGTGATCGTTTGTTGGCCACGTATCAATGATACATTCTGTATAGTAATCTCAGTGAACATCTTCCCACCGTTGAACTGCAGGGGACAACTTGGGCCTGCCACTTGGCCTTTGACCAGGGACTTGATGTGACCGTCGCAGTTTCACCGATCACCCGCAACAAATGTATTAATTTACGACCAGTGAGAATACAGGTGTTTAAAGTTGCTGAAAACATGTGATAGATGAATTTGAAAAGGTGGGGTGTACATCATGATTTCAAAACTGTTTTTTCTATTCCAAATCCGACCTTcaattaaagggatatagtcgtcggaactgcgcctgcgcAAGTttaatgtttacaaacaatgtatttcgtgcacgatatcaagatgcaccttatcatcatagctgcaacatttaaattatacgatgatagattatgacagacatgttttaactgtcatcaatcaccattgtgccttggatacattgttgccatggctCGTATGGGTTCCGACGACTACATCCTTTTAATTTGATTAGATATGATGACTATGAAATGTCCAATAACTCCATTGTTCTCAATGTTTTCCCTAGACTAATAAAAGTCAGcgattgtgaaaaaataaagtcatGTTATCAAGTTTTAACGTATTAATGTTACTTTTATTTGAAACCTTTTGACACAGATTTCGCAATACGATCCCATGTCGTCTTCACGCCTGTGCCTGTGTGGGATAGCGATACGGAATAGATAATATACTATAATCAGAGCGATGCTTGTATCTTTCCAATCCTAAAACTATTCTTTATAATATATCCTTCTCCATCTGTATTGTTTGCATCTATAGATACTTGGAAGTATGCTTTAAAATATGTCCCATTTTCATCTGCATTCTCTACATCTTTGATAATCAATTTCAGTTATCGTAAATTAAAGGCTATATTACAGGTCCTTCTTTTCTTGTGTAGTGCAAGTTTAAAGTAGAGCAGACTTGCTACTGCAATATAGAGTCGACATTTTAATGGATTCCAACCAATCACAAGGAATATCCTGATGTATATATTTTGAGAATTCCGTCACTCTATACTCCGTAATTCACAGTGTTTATCACCCAACAAACAAACCATTCTTTCTGGCCAATTCATAACAAACACATCATAAGACAGTTTAAATATCAAACCTGTACAAACGAATGGAAATCAAACCGGGATATTCTGCAGTTACTACGTACTTAATTCCTTCTATTCGCTACCTTCTCAACATTGTTCAATAAGCCCCTTTACATTTCCGTGGACCAGCGTTCTATACCCATGATGCTTTGCGAAACTTGTGGCTCCGAGGGTACCGGCACTTTGAACGTATCGCCTATTCTTTAACACAGGTCTGCTATAGCAAGATTCATTAATTAGTCATTCTGTATATGACAAtctatttgaaagctgttgaatatAAAGTTCGGCAATTATTTAAAGTTTCATGGAAATTTGGAagaaatttgtgtcattttaattcATTTACACCTGCGGATGTTGATCACAATAATCGGCTGTTGCTTTTGACAAGGGATTTCACCGTGACGTAAAAGTATACAATAATATTACTGCCGTCAAGTTGAATGTTGAGGCTGCATTGAACATGTAAGGATTACATACAAAAAGTAATGGTGAGTTTAAAATCTACAGATGAAATACATTGAACAATTTTTGTAGCTTGCAGACAAATGGGAACCTCCGCTCATGTAAACAAACACGTAAAAGTTGATACGCCACAGCGGCAATCATTAGACACCGGAGAAGAGAACTCCACTAGTCCCAGGCTCGTTACAGGACACATGTCCTGAAGGTGTCTCGTGTAAAGTTTTTGTCGCAACTATACAAatctaatttttgcaaaatcaggGATGCTTGCTACATTTGCACTGACCGcagatgtaaaaaaaaaaccgcgAATCCAACAAACATTTCCCCGATTTCCGTCTTATGccgactcttatgcaaataagaaacACCAAACTACACACATACTATGGGTGGTGCGGTACTTCCTTACTGACTGCAAGCTCCCGcgtttattgaaaaaaaaaacgacttaattaaagaaacaagaaaacaaacgaCCATACAAGGAAACCATGCAAATCGCTCAATAACAAACTACGATGTCGAAAAAACACTCAGAGAACTACAAAAAAGAGCACATAGCCGTCCAGGAAAAACCAGAGATAAAACCCTAAACAAAATTAGGAAAAACTCTGGAAACCTGTACCCGAATACTATGCTACAAATGCTCGCAACGGATGTCGGGTATCATCTTGAAAATTAGGACGAAGATCCTAACGGTAATATTGACATGACAGAAAAAATTCgaaacaaaataagaaaattcaTAACTAcagttggaaaaaaataaacctTACAATGTCTATGTCGTTTATATCTACACTAAACATGCACGGAGAGAAGCACTGCTAGACTGAAATCACAAAGCTCTCAAAACTTTATAAATACACcacaacaacaatacaacaccTGTACTGAACCGCATTCCAATCACTTGATTGGCCCCGCACTGGCACGTGACATCTTGACGAGACAATAATTTCCCGCTTTACTGCGAATTGCGGGAAATTTCATTTATAGTCCGTTCCTTCATTGCATGAAGCTgaaagtgcgccctcaatgtcAAAGATGCTTCCCGAATACAATCAACTGGCATTCAAAGATAAACTGTAATGTAACCGAAATAGAAACAGAGTTATACATAGCTTGTCTGCCTTTCTTATGGCTTTCAGTCTCAGATGAGAAGACAAAAACGCACACATTACTAACTTTTCCTACGATGGTAAAAAATGCCATCGATTCAGATGGTAAAAGAGGTTTTGGAGTGAAAGTGTTGACATCACACTTTTGAGGGAAAACCAATATCCTACGAGGACGGCGGAAATTTCCAAATAGCAACGCGAATTTCTCATTGTAGAACTTCATACTTTTGCGATTATTATTttgcgatgatttgtgttctactcatgtcatataaacgttttgTATGAATGGATATGATATGAAACTAATTGCATTATTATGAatcaaattattatttcaaaaacgGCGTTATTCCTCCACAAGCCCACATGAAAAGCTGCAAATTTACGTCAACGATGTCTGAAGCAGCTCTTGAGAAACTAAAATACCATAGACGGCTTGAAAACTATGGCCTACAATCGAGGTATACAAGTATGCATTGGTCACTTCTAATTGTTCAAGGGCTTATTGGCGATCACTTTGTCGATTGAATTTTACATCAGCCATTACAacaatacatatgcaaatactTCCAACAGGTGTCTTCGTCATCTACGCCAATCTTCGAACGACCGAAGACCATGACCATTCCCTTTCACGCAACAACCAAAGACTCCTGTGGCACTGATAAGCAAGCAGACCTAGCAAGCACAAGACAGAAATGAACCATCAATTTAATCTGCTGAGACCAATTAAATCATTCTTTGCCTTGAAGCAACACCAATTCTACATCATCAAGACGAAGGTGATGATAAGGCGTCTGTTAGCGGCGAATCGACAAACATCAGTGAAAGTGTAAACGGACAATTCCTTGACTGTGTGTCACACCTCGTGGGAATTTATCTCGGACTTTCCCTCCGAATCACCGCCTATCGTTCCGAAAGGTAGGAACAATGAGACAAGCGTGAGAAAGTAAAGGACACGAAAGAGGAAGCAAAAGAGTAAATGAGTGACAAATTacacatttaatttttaagagGTTACAATGGAAAAGCAAAGAGACATTTTTCAGTGGATAAGATATCGTAAGGCAAACATTGTAGTGTTTTATAAGAAGTCCATGGGGAGGCTATCAATACCGACATATGGTAAAAGGAATTCGGAGGAGAAATTGTACTCTCAAAAGGATCTAACAATATTGGGGTGTTACCATTGTTTTTGACGAGAAACTTGGTTTTCAAATTGAGAGTGTTTACACAGATAACCAGGGTAGTAGAATTGCAATTGCGATAGGTACTATTGAAAACGAGGGCTTCTCGTTGTGCGGTGTTTATGCACCAAATGACAGTGTAGTACTATATAAAAAGATTTTCGTTTTTGAATTTGACAGATATAATTGACAAGCATTTTATTGATGAAATCATGGTCTTGGCTAGCGATTTCAGCTGTGCACTAAACCATCTTGATAGATTGTCTCATTGAGTAACTGTTAATAGGTCCATCCATTACCTTCATAGGTTTCTGAATCATTTTGACCTTGTTGATATTAAGAGACGGCGGTATCTTAATTGGCAATAATTCCCTTGGCCGGGACGCCTACGCCTAAAAACAATTCACCGTAGAAATGTTAAATTTTTACTGTTAAACATATTGCAAATAGAgttaaaaattgacattggACCAGCGTTGTAAAAAAACTGATCACATTGCTGTTTACTTTGAGATGGTCTCTGAGAAAAATGACAGGGGACCTGGCATTTGGAAGTTCAATAAGCATTTGTTCATTGAGGAAGATAATGTAAGCAGTATTGGATACATTACTATATCATGTAaacttaaatatgcaaatctcaGTTGAAAAGTTAGGttggatttgaccaaaaaagatATGAAAGAATTTACAACAACTTATTACATCATACTACAAAGAACATTAACTGTAAGTAGCCTGTTCAGTGACGTGACAAATGTGTTCAGAACACACTGGATTACAgttgtatcatttttatttggCCGTATTTTGAGTGGgtccaaataaaataataaagaaataaatagccCATGGCTTTCTATAGTGAATATTCTATGAGCTGTGAAAAGTTTAGTCCAAAACATTCAGCCAAGATTGAGTAATGACttcaaaaagtttgaaaacGGGCCTCAAATCCACACACTGCCCCACTGATAAGCatggccgccattttgctaATGAGCCGGGCCAAACACAAAACTGCCAACGTGTCTTCCGAGGCTGATGTGGGATGTTCCATTATGAAAGTCGCACAGTTGGAGGGGACAGTatgtaagctttaaaatgaggggTCACAATCGACACTCGGCCGAAAAATGTGGAATCGAGATCAAAAATAAGACTTTTgacatgaaattttacaaaaattaaccGTTTAATCCAGTATTGTGGCCTGTAAATATAATGACCAACTAtcatttgttcatttaaaaataattttcgatgTTTTGAGCGAACGCAAAAGTTGCAACCGCCCtgtattgaaataatttttgataaaatatcatgGTTCCATGGCAACGTGTTTATGGATATGCAAAAGTGTACATAATTTTGTACAGTTGGTCTCACTTAGTACTACATTTGCTGAAGATAATGCAAATCGGTCACGAAATAGCAAAGTTACAAGCTTTTTGTCGAAATTGGTACCATCGTCTTTCCAATGGTTAATAATGCCAAAGGCACTTTCAAATTAAtgctgaaaatttaattttcaaaaatctgtatCTTCAAAATGGATAAtctgattttcatcaaataaagTGCTTTCTTCTTTTTAAGAGTTCTATCCTGATAAAACATGTCTGATAGTGTGAGAAACATGATTAATTTTCACCTGAACAGGCTACTGTGAgctgaaaatcaagaattagAAAAAGTTGACATCTGCAAGGTACGTATGAGCAATGAACCATTAAATGTCAATATCGAGATTTACGGAATAACTGAAAACCGCATGTTTGCAGAGGGCACACAAATTCGCTCTGGTGGAAATTGGGAGAGAAATACTAAGTATTTTTTATGTATGGGGTAAATCCAGT
Proteins encoded in this window:
- the LOC139148645 gene encoding ankycorbin-like yields the protein MDVGVRDNSGKFTESFEIFAKLPAGTLTSVMVQFETTVRELKSIIEFTCGIPSNLQQLSYKTHHDLQDKDTLRTLCIIPGVRIPVAFIHGYEDLMDTALAGNTKGVLNDLKKRYENCNIRSRRYAAVFVASQRGYHFLVERLLQDGVDVNRQLPTGRTPLHIACAMGNTGCVDLLLDAGASLTTKDSYGQTPIEVAANCKQKEAERRLHLLRRASGGPSADKRKGAPKRERIVSSWAWTPRFRSKSAPPAALLREMSLTPGPELVISQCKLEEITSRNKGGENSLISETESSDLIYDNKSETSDNLWKPVKNKSAEHGKENVNQVSKSSRSKAIAYDKLLRKKYIYEKDTHKSERDERNGDVNLAYQSSRSSENYTVPEDDIASYSDVSYKALQLEKSEQQRIADAVMPPAPNILRVGSMEIPRADPEDNQKAVREWLKSKNAEETHARMYKQWQSRRTDQLEKQRQQLKTASGKSRDQWMLDIQTKREREKEKAKQKFLEEEKQRQLIAEQHAINGYTFEAWCESKRVASHRTTPTYDDGRNKKQLRRERQLMAQKSFEKWMMSKQWEELCRLKEKPSSRNKTTSQMSLPSRKLH